From Rutidosis leptorrhynchoides isolate AG116_Rl617_1_P2 chromosome 3, CSIRO_AGI_Rlap_v1, whole genome shotgun sequence, a single genomic window includes:
- the LOC139899305 gene encoding uncharacterized protein, whose amino-acid sequence METLMVYTQNKNQYHTRIDVSNRNYNTINCRALQSRYAGILPNPNFVHKQVPYNQNPKHSIDLTRSSAVSIPRSISDSMSELVYSELWAGPAYSNSPPPSSLPIPSFSVKPKRSVSLDLHSVSDSDSDSDVDLSSLITRSAPSSPRSECFEMELFSNRDDDLVAATATKTLCRILNIDRIEN is encoded by the coding sequence ATGGAGACACTCATGGTCTATACACAAAATAAAAATCAGTATCATACTAGAATCGACGTCAGTAATCGTAATTATAATACAATCAATTGTCGCGCGCTTCAATCTCGATATGCAGGTAtactaccaaaccctaattttgttcATAAACAAGTTCCGTACAATCAAAACCCTAAGCACTCGATTGATCTTACACGTAGTAGCGCTGTATCTATACCTAGAAGTATTAGTGATTCCATGAGTGAATTAGTTTACTCTGAGCTCTGGGCTGGACCTGCTTATTCAAATTCACCACCACCTAGTTCATTACCTATTCCTAGTTTTTCAGTTAAACCGAAAAGGAGTGTTTCACTTGATTTGCATTCTGTTTCGGATTCGGATTCCGATTCGGATGTTGATTTGTCGAGTTTGATTACGAGATCTGCTCCTAGTTCTCCTAGAAGTGAGTGTTTTGAAATGGAGTTATTTAGTAATAGGGATGATGATTTGGTTGCGGCTACTGCTACGAAGACGCTTTGCCGTATCCTTAATATTGATCGGATTGAGAATTGA